A segment of the Lolium perenne isolate Kyuss_39 chromosome 3, Kyuss_2.0, whole genome shotgun sequence genome:
tttttatgaataatatcttttatggtcgagcacctgaaaagaatggcttatttctattagatctcgatagtagtgatacacatatacataacattgatgctaagcgaattaaattgaatgataattctacttatatgtggcactgtcgtcttggtcatattggagtgaaacgcatgaagaaactccataccgatggattacttgaatcacttgactttgagtcacttgatagatgcgaagcatgtctaatgggaaaaatgactaagactccattctctggtattatggagcgagctactgacttattggaaatcatacataccgatgtgtgcggaccaatgagtgtagcatcgcgcggtggttatcgttatgttctaaccttcacagatgatctgagtagatatgggtatatctatttcatgaaacataaatccgaaacttttgagaagtttaaggaattccaaagtgaagtagaaaatcaacgtaacaagaagattaaatttctacgatctgatcgcggaggtgaatatctgagttatgagttcggcatgcatttaaagaaatgcggaatactttcacaattgacaccgccgggaacaccacaacgaaacggtgtgtccgaacgtcgtaatcgaactctcttagatatggttcgttctatgatgtctcttactgatttgccgttatcattttggagttatgcattagagacagccgcattcactttaaatagagcaccatcaaaatccgttgaaacgacaccgtatgaattatgatttaataagaaacctaagctgtcgttccttaaagtttggggttgcgaagcctatgtaaaaaagttacaaccggacaagctagaacccaaagcggagaaatgcgtcttcataggataccctaaggaaactatagggtacactttctatcacagatccgaaggcaagatctttgttgctaagaacggaacctttcttgagaaagaatttctcactaaagaagtgactggaagaaaagtagaactcgatgagattgaagaatctctgctcgttgatcagaatagagcagtaccggaagatgttcctgtgccgcctacaccggcaacagaggaagctaatgataatgatcatgaaactttaaatgagatagctactgaacctcgcagatcgacaagggaacgtgccactcctgattggtatgatccttgtctaaatgtcatgattgtggataacaatgatgaagaccctgcgacgtatgaagaagcgatgatgagcccagattccaacaaatggcaagaagccatgaaatccgaaatgggatccatgtatgataacaaagtatggactttggtagacttacctgatagccgaaaggctgtcgagaataaatggatcttcaagagaaaaacagatgctgatggtaatattactgtctataaagctcgacttgtcgcaaagggtttccgacaaattcaaggtgttgactacgatgagactttctcacctgtagcaaagctaaaatctgtgaggattttgttagcaatagctgcatttttcgattatgagatttggcagatagatgtcaaaacggcgttccttaatggagacattgaggaagagttgtatatggtacaacccaaaggttttgtcgatcctaaaaatgctgacaaagtatgcaaacttcagcgttcaatctatggactgaagcaagcatcgagaagttggaaccgacgttttgataaggtgatcaaagacttcgggtttatacagtgtcatggagaggcctgtatttacaagaaagtgagtgggagctctgtagcattcctgatattatatatagatgacatattattgattgggaatgatatagaactattaagcagtgtaaagggttatttgaataatagtttttcaatgaaagaccttggtgaagcatcgtatatattaggcatcaagatttatagagatagatcaagacatctaatagggctatcacagagtacatacctggacaagattctaaagaagtttagaatggacgaaagtaagaaaggattcttacctatgttaccaggcaaggtcttgagtaagactcaaggtccggctacgacagaagaaagagaaaggatgagtcagatcccctatgcctcggcagtaggctctatcatgtatgccatgctatgtacaagaccggatatagcacatgctgttagtttgactagcagatatcaaagtgatccaggaatggaacacttgacagcggtcaagaatatcctgaagtacttgaaaagaactaaggatatgtttctttgttatggaggtgaccaaaagctcgttgtaacaagttacaccgatgcaagttggaacactgatcctgatgactctaagtcacagtctgggtacgtgtttatattgaatggtgctgcagtaagctgggcaagctcgaagcagtgcacggtggcgaaatcctcaacagaatcggagtacatagcggcttcagaggcttcatcagaagcggtatggatgaagaggttcattatagagctcggtgtggttcctagtgcattggacccactagtcatctactgtgacaacatgggtgccatcgccaatgcacaagaaccaaggtcacacaagaggctgaagcatatcaagctgcgttatcattcgattcgcgagtacatcgaagatggagaagtaaagatttgcaaagtacacactgatctgaatgtagcagatccgttgactaaagctctccctagggcaaagcatgaccaacaccagaatgccatgggtgttaggtaccttacaatgtaatctagattattgactctagtgcaagtgggagactgttggagatatgcccaagaggcaataataaaactggttattatatatctttatgtttatgataaatatttatataccatgctataattgtattaaccgaaacattgatacatgtgtgttatgtaaacaaacaaatgagtccctagtaagcctcttaactagcttgttgattaatagatgattagtttcataatcatgaacattggatgttattaatgacaaggttatatcattatatgaatgatgtaatggacacacccaattaagcgtagcataagatcacgtcattaagttatttgctataagctttcaatacatagttacctagtccttatgaccatgggatcatataaatcacttatgccagaaaggtactttgattacatcaaacgccactgcgtaaaatgggtggttataaaggtgggattaagtatccggaaagtatgagttgaggcatatggatcaacagtgggatttgtccatcccgatgacggatagatatactctgggccctctcggtggaatgtcgtctaatgtcttgcaagcatatgaataagttcataagggaccacataccacggtacgagtaaagagtacttgtcaggagacgaggttgaacaaggtatagagtgataccgatgatcaaacctcggacaagtaaaatatcgcatgacaaagggaattggtatcgtatgtgaatggttcattcgatcactaaagtcatcgttgaatatgtgggagctattatggatctccagatcccgctattagttattggtcggagtaagtactcaaccatgtccgcatagttcgcgaaccgtagggtgacacacttaaagttggatattgaaatggtagaacttgaatatggaatggagttcgaatatttgttcggagtcccggatgagatcccggacatcacgaggagttccggaatggtccggagaataatattcatatataggatgtcattttatgtgatttaaaatgatgcggaaggttctatggaaggttctagaaggttctagaaaagtccggaagaaaccaccaaggaaggtggactccacctccatggccggccaaccctagagggggaggagtcccaagtggactcccccaaagggggccggccaccccctccatggaaggtggaactcccacctctagtgggagtcctagcttgggtaggtttttctatcatatggaaggttttgggttcgggtcttattcggagacttgtagtccaacccttggggcttccacctatataatgagggacaaggggagggggccggccacctcaagaccaccacctggccgcaccccccaagtggccggccaccccctcccaaaccctagccgccccctctcctccatagctcccgcgtgctttagcgaagctccgccggagttctccaccgccaccgacaccacgccgtcgtgctgtcggattcaagaggagctactagttccgctgcccgctggaacgggaggtggacgtcgtcttcatcaacaaccgaacgtgtgaccgagtacggaggtgctgcccgttcgtggcgccgtgatcaagatcttctacgcgcttttgcaagcggcaagtgaacgtctaccgcagcaacaagagcctcatcttgtaggctttggaatgtcttcaagggtgagactcgacaatcccctcgttgctaccgtcttctagattgcatcttggcttggatttcgtgttcgcggtaggaaattttttgttttctatgctacgttatcctacaagctCGTCCACCTTGGCCTTCTCCGGCAGGTACTCCAGGTAACCGAGGTAGTCCTCGGTGTCatcccgctcctcctcctcctccccatcCCCTCTTCCTCtagctcctcctcttcctcctcctcctcctccttcactCGCGTGAGCGAAGCGGCGTAGTTGTACTCTTCGTCGCCTAGGAACCCCGCTCGGCGCCTCAGATCCCATTCGAGGTGGTCGAACGAGTCCCACATTTCCGAGTCAATATTGTATGCCGGGTCGACGAGGAGGTCTGGTGACAGAAGGGCCCTGCGTTGGGCAATCTCCTGCCTCCGCTCCCGTCCCTGTCGTGGCACCGGCAACATGGGTACCCTCCGGTGGCTAAGGCGCCAGCCATCGGGGAGGTGGAGGTCAGTCTACCCAGGGGCGCATGGCATGCGCTCGCGGTATAGGGTGCGAGCCATGTCGACGGTGGCGTACATGTGGATACAaggcttcttcttcttcgatgCCAACAACTCAGCCTCAAAGTCATGCTTTAACATCTGCCATGGCCATCACTTGCCCATGGCTGAGGTCGCGCTGCCTGTTTTGTGGGGGGCGATGGCTGGCGGTAGATGAGATATTGGCTAGCTTAAAAAGGACGGGGCAAAAGCCGGCGTCCTTAAAAAGGGATGGGGCAACATTTATGAATGCATGCGCATCTTTTCAGGCGTGGCATGGCAGCACGAAAGCCCAGTCGTCGCCCTCTAGTACTAGCACTGACACTGAAGCTGAAGCATGCCCATTGAAGGCGCCGCAACGAGCAGGCGCGTAGGTGATCAGTGAGCAGACGCACATGTGATCAACAATTCAGGCCTTGCCCACCGCTAGGTGGCTCGAGTTTGAAGGACGTGGACGCTCGGTGCGTTCGCGCTATGTCCGCGTCGATGCATTCATGACCTAAATTTGGGCCATGAATACGTCTTGGCGGACAAGCTGCAGGTTAGTTTGCATCGGACCGCTAGGCTGGGGCAAACCCATGTTTTGTTCGCGCGCAAATGGTCAATTTGCATCCATTTGCGTTGGCCACTCTAAGATGCCTTTAGAAGAATAATGGTATATAACCGACATCTTATGTTTGATATACTATGACACTTTtagtcggaaattcaattcggctcccgggtgcgtatgctccctctaccaataaaatatattttgaagtgtggaaaaattttgaaaaaaaattctagatatacatctccataatatgtgtatgcgtcaagtttcatgaaaaaataatattttttgtggcctatgtaaaaaagaaaaaacacaTTCTGGGAAAAGCATTGTTTTCAGCATTGAATCTTGTCTTTTTTACATACGTCACTTGATAACTTCATTATTTTTTCATGAAACTTGACGCATAcacatattatggagatgtacatctagaattttttttcaaaatttttccacacttcaaaatatgttttattggtagagggagcatacgcacccgggagccgaattgaatttccgactaagggaaacgactttgtgagcgtgtagcacgtgaagatgtacgtgcgaattttttgtttcaatttttttttaaaatttaaaatatgtgtaagatgcattttaaaatatagggagcatatgctcccatgttccaaaacactacTCCCACTTTTAGTCGTTTTTTTTTGCGGGTGACACTTTTAGTCATTGGTTGTTAGTATTATCTTTACGTATTTATCATATGGACTAGACATTAAATCATTAGGATATAGTGTACTCATATATCGGAAGATGTGCCTTGAACTAATCAAGCGGGTTACTTTGcatagtcacaatgcatagtatcatatagaaatatcatgcgtatgatactactagatgttactatcttcacaatgcatggtatcatatactagtatcatagtctccatatattaattgttttgtagaatctcaatacaaatatatgtacaagatttacttgacattaatttttcttgtagtatgtgctatgatacagtatctacctatgatactagtaccctctctctcatccttaattgcactgccacatcagcattttgcatgcatggaatgcatgatactacctatgatactcccattgtggctagtctaaggGTGATTATAAAGATGACACTCAGATATATTAGAAAATAAGTGCGTGACCTAGATAGTTCAAAACTGGGATATTGCTCCTCCAGACTATGAAGATACATGCTCGGTCTTATGGGCAGTGGCGGAGCATGCAACAACTGGAAGACTGGGCCGGTTTGACCTAAACAACATATACATAATCCATTTTTTATTGGTGGGCTAGAATACCAACAAACCTCAAATTAAAGGGTGGGCCACGGCTCAGGTTGGTCCACCTGTAACGCTGCTGCTTATGGGTTCACTCTATCGTCTGGCTAGACACATTCCTTAGATTCATGTAAAAAAAGCTACTACTGGATTTCATGGCTCTGTTCGACCAGACACCTCAAATGGATTAGGCACCTAGATAGGCAAAGTCCAGTGAAAACCAAGACAAAGAATGATTCTAGAGGAAGATATAATTATCAAGATTTGTGTCAGCCAGCTTGAGAAAAAATATGCAAATTTTAGGGGCATCTAGAACAGTGAGAGTACATTTGTTGTTGAGGTGAAAATGAATAGCACTTGCTAAATCATCAAAGACAAAAAATAATGGACTAAATAGGCAAAACATTAAAATCAATTTCAAATCTACCAATCTCAAGGAACAAGCAAATAAATTATGTTCTGAATAACAATTAATTCAAATTAGCCTGTAAATCAGAAAGGGGAGAAAGTTATTGAGTAGGCATTGGTGTCAAATTACCCCAATAAGTATATATCACCATCTAGTGTTTTTAAGAAGGTTGGCCCCATATAACAATGAGGTTGAACTCCTTGCCATTGTTTCATGGCTTTGTCCTAGACCCTAAAGATGTGGTTTTCAATTTATAAAGATCTTACATGTATGTTGCGTCCATACTACAGAAAATATAACACTTTGTTGGCGGTTTTACCACCTCTTATGTCTGAGGAACAACCTAGGCTTGTTGACCATGCGACACCTTATGTTAGATGATTTTCTAGTACGATGACATCTTAATATTATTTGTCTGGACTTTCGGAAGTTTCTAGGCCAGCCACTAGATGTATCAtaacgcggggggggggggggggaaggatGCATCATCTTATAATGTTTGACTTAGCATTATCCTTAGAGGTGTCACACATCAATTTTTTGTTTAGTTGGAGAAGGAAATAATGTAAAAAATAACAAAATAATGACCATTATTCTCTTAGTGTTCGATGTTTTCACATCACTATGTTTCTAGGTCAGCCACTAGTTGTATCACAACGAGCCTAGGGGTGCAAGGATGCATCCTCTTATAATGTTTGACTTAGCATTCTCCTTAAAGGTGTCACACTATCACACATCATTTTTTGTTAAGTTGGAGAAGGGAAGAATGTAAAAAATAACCAAATATAAGAACTATTATTCTTTTAGTGTTCGATGTTTTCACATCACTATGTTATGAGGGCATGCCGAACGCATTGCTCTAGGGTACCATCCCACAGCTTTAGCTCTAGGTTCGGATGATCCAAAATAGATTTGAATGAGGAGGGAGCCACTGTTCAGGAAGCCGAATCTTAAACtttaaattattatttttttAGAGAGAAAGAGATACAGAGTCTCCTATTTATTTTCACAACAAACAAAAGTTTCACAAAGCCAGTTTTGCACCAAATCAAACAGAGGCCAGACGCCGGTTAACTCGACGCTAAGCAAGACCGGAGCGGCGAGCCAACAAGGCACCGGCTAGGCGGCTAGCTAGCCAAGTCCAACCGAAACATATCCGCGACGCGTGGACTCGACTCGCGCATCCTTCCCCTTGCCCCTCGccggcgtcgccgtcgccgtcgcctgcgTTCGCTCGACCCCTCCTCACCCACAGTCCAAATCACCGCGAATGCGGAGCGTCGGCGCGAGCCGGCAGTGACCCGGCCGGAGGGGCGAGCCGAGGCCCCCACACGCGCGCGACACCTCCCCCCACCGCTCGCCGCATCGGGATCTCGcgcgcctcgccgccgccgcgcgatCTAGCGGCGTAGCGAAGGGCTTCCGGGAATTTCGGCGCCGCCTTGCAAGTATGGCGACGGAAACGTCCACTTCGGCGGCCGCTGGCTCGGGGGCAGGGAACTGGGTGGAGTCGTACACGGGGATGTCCACGGACAACATCAAGGGCCTGGTGCTCGCGCTCTCCTCCAGCGTCTTCATCGGCACCAGCTTCATCGTCAAGAAGAAGGGGCTCAGGAAGGCCGGCGCGTCCGGCGTCCGCGCAGGTGACCTAATTGCGTTGCCTACCATCCAGACGTCATTGATTTGCTTGTTGGTCCCTCATCCGTGTGTTACTTGTGTGTTCTGGTTGCCGCTCTGATCTGAGCTTGCCAATGCCAGTGTCTGATTATGCTCGATATCGCCGTTCGAGTTGTACTTGATTTGAGAACTCCGGGCCTAGCATTGGAGTTAGGGACAGGGTGAATGTTTCAGAGATTCGGTTGATGTTAGCATAGATTTAGATGACCGGGGAGTTCTCCTATTTTGGAGTTTATTATAGTGAATGGTGCCATGATGATGCATCCTCATCGCTCATTCCGCGGTGTTTGTTTCGATATGTGTTATAGTTTGGTTGTCAATATCATTGTTGATCCAGTTAACTGAATTGGGCACATTAATTTTGGATGAAGTAGTTCGATTTAGCGGAGAAGCCTTAGTAAGTTACTCTTTTAAAACAACGGCAAAAACTATCATTCTATTGTATTGACTTTTGGAGAGCTGTTCTTGGCTGCAAGTAGTGTGGAGCAATTGCCCAAAGTGGCCTGTTGGATGCGTGAATTGCTACTTTTGCTTCCTCTCTTCACTTTAATTATTAAGCTATTTCGTTCTCGCCGTTTATGTGATTTTGTAAGCAGAAAGCAGTTTGTTCTCGCTGACACGCAGCACGCTAATTGGATTTTATGGCAGGGGTTGGTGGTTACTCTTATTTGTATGAACCGTTATGGTGGGCAGGGATGATTACAAGTAAGTGCGCCTCTATGATACAAGTAGATCTTCATGTTCTGCTCCTACTGAACAATATGATCTTGACTGTATTCAGTGCTGTTTCTcagtgattgttggagaaattgccAACTTTGCGGCATATGCATTCGCTCCTGCTATCTTGGTCACGCCACTTGGTGCACTTAGCGTCATCATTAGGTAAGACCTAGTAGTACGGCTCGTGATGATAGATATTGAGGTTTTCTGCCGTTTACAATTCTTGAAGTCACTATGTTCATTCTTCGTTCTAACATATTTCTCTTACAGTGCTGTTCTTGCACACATTATGTTGAAAGAGAGGCTACATATATTTGGTATGCTAGGGTGTGTTCTGTGCGTCGTGGGCTCAACAACTATTGTGCTTCATGCTCCTCAGGAGCGTGAAATTGAGTCTGTCGCGGAAGTGTGGGATCTTGCTACAGAACCAGGTACTTTCCTTTCTTTCCCTGGTTAGCAACGTCATTTTTCATTTATCTTACCAAGTACTAAGGTTGTTTTGCTTGTATTGCAGCCTTTCTATTTTATGCTACTGTCGTGCTTGCTGCAACTTTTGTGCTCATATTCCGCTGCATCCCAAAGTATGGTCAGACACATATCATGGTGTATATTGGTGTCTGTTCACTTGTTGGATCTCTGTCGGTATGTGTTCACATGTTACCAATTAATACCATGTGTGTTCATGTAATACTGTTGATTAATTTTGATCCAATTTTGTTTTTTATGTGCTGGCAGGTCATGAGCGTGAAAGCTCTTGGGATAGCCTTGAAACTGACATTTTCTGGGATGAACCAGCTAATCTATCCACAGACTTGGCTGTTCACAGTTGTAGTTGTTGCATGTATATTAACACAGATGAACTATCTGAACAAGGTAATAATACTCTCTGTTGGTGATTTTTTTAATCGCTTGCTTAGTGATCATGCTTCAGTATCTGCTAAGTTTCTTAAGAATCACACATTCTCACATGTTCCACTCAGGGTAGGCATGAAATGGTACTCGCATGTCTTTAATGTGCCATAATGGGCAGCAGTGTGTTATTAATATTAGTATTTCAAGTACCTGATTCTGCTTGTTATAAACTTAGGCTTGGTGTTTTGTAAATCATTCAACCTACTATTTTTGCTTTTGCAGGCTCTTGACACATTCAATACTGCAGTTGTTTCACCAATATACTATACAATGTTTACATCACTAACCATACTGGCTAGTGTCATAATGTTCAAGGTAACATATTTGGCTTTTTAGTTCTTTGATGGTGCTATATGTGCGACATTACTTGGTCTATTTGTTTAAATTAGAAGTTTAATGTGGATAAAGTAATTCTTGCTTTGTTTTGTACTAAAATCCCTTTTGGCAGTCATCTTGTCGTGTCTTACTAAAGGTTGACATAATGATTATGGGATCTTGAGGGTAAAGGGCAACATTTTAGTCCAAACCTATCACTGTCAACCAATTTTCTCTATGAGAATATTTTGTAGGTTAAAAGTTTGTTGTCTGAAACTGCGCCcttgaaaccaagggcacctagcaTGATCTAAGTCAGAGTTACTTTTCTTAAGTCTAGGTCAATCCAGTTATCAGTTCTTGTCCTCTAGAAATGACTGCTTAAATTGATTTAACTTCATAGTTATCTTTTAAGTTGTAAGTTGATATGGCTGCTGTCGGTTTGGCTACATAATGTTCCTCCAGTATATCTATTAATTATTCCTTCTTGTTTCAAGTATTAGTCAATGTTCCATCATCTATTTCGAGCTTCATGGTCAATATAAATATATCATGACTTATGCTGTCTAGCTTCAAGTTGTTTAGTCTGTCCAACTTATCTATCATAAGCTTGTACTCGACAAATGATTGTGTTAAACTTGAACAAGTACCAGTGCTCTCAAATATTTACAAACTACTAATGTACTTGCTGGCAGGACTGGGATCGCCAAAATCCAACTCAAATTGTGACAGAGATGTGCGGTTTTGTTACCATCCTTTCTGGGACATTCCTTCTTCATAAGACTAAAGATATGGTTGATGGTATGGTTGCTTTCCCCCCTTGTTTTAGTTTGCACATGGTTGTATTTTAGTAGGCCTAATTCTCTGGTATCATAGGTCTCCCACCGACTCTACCAATCAGGATCTCTAGACATACAGATGACAATGGCTACGGGGCTGAAGgaattcctctcagatctgctgcCGAAGGCATCCCTCTGAGGTCACCAAGGGCAGCAGAATAATTTTTGACAAACGTGAGATGCTTGGTGATCCTCCTTACCATGGTCAACATTCTTTCATTCCATCCAGTTCTTAGATTGTACTATAGGGTGCTAAACAGGAAAAGGCTCGGATCCTCGTGTAATTTTTGAGGAACAGGTAGAGTGTTGGGGGATAAGTCTTATACATATTTGAGATACCCAGAATGGATAAGAGTCAGAAGTTTTTCATGTAAATCACTCTGATTGATACAGGCCATTATCTGTGACTGTTGTATCTGGGAAAGAGGGAAAGAATCCTAAGCACATACACTCGAGAACCATTTGCTTCCTTTCCCTTGTTGAATCTACACATTGTTTTCTCAAAGTCAGTACATATGTGGTGAAGTGATGGCAATGTTCTTTGCTTGCGTGTGATGGCAATGCTCCGCTTGCCTTGCATGCTGCACCTCGAAAGTT
Coding sequences within it:
- the LOC127345183 gene encoding probable magnesium transporter NIPA4 translates to MATETSTSAAAGSGAGNWVESYTGMSTDNIKGLVLALSSSVFIGTSFIVKKKGLRKAGASGVRAGVGGYSYLYEPLWWAGMITMIVGEIANFAAYAFAPAILVTPLGALSVIISAVLAHIMLKERLHIFGMLGCVLCVVGSTTIVLHAPQEREIESVAEVWDLATEPAFLFYATVVLAATFVLIFRCIPKYGQTHIMVYIGVCSLVGSLSVMSVKALGIALKLTFSGMNQLIYPQTWLFTVVVVACILTQMNYLNKALDTFNTAVVSPIYYTMFTSLTILASVIMFKDWDRQNPTQIVTEMCGFVTILSGTFLLHKTKDMVDGLPPTLPIRISRHTDDNGYGAEGIPLRSAAEGIPLRSPRAAE